A region of Lycium barbarum isolate Lr01 chromosome 1, ASM1917538v2, whole genome shotgun sequence DNA encodes the following proteins:
- the LOC132610532 gene encoding uncharacterized protein LOC132610532, with protein MSFRQKNGENLYQAWERFKGLLRDCPHHHQMSEVLAHTFIENLDAQHKSSLDTAAEGQARKGQGNNNQYRNSYNPKWRNHPNFRWSDNQGNQKLNYEPAHVPEAPMNSMEKMMKTMMSDIQKMMIDQQKLIADNKNPDLEVQNLERQMEQIAGAQNTRPPGGLPSDTDVNPKPCNAVTFRNGRELEEVAPKKTSQVEAKKEKIVKEMIEKERVVEIPVANQPQPVVAKPPPPFPQHLARQKEEATYKKFLDLLKQVVTRALCDLGESINLMPSSIFRKVGLRVPRPTTIVLQLADRSLARPEGIIEDVLVQVGSLIIPANLMILDFEPDPEVPFILGRPFLATARALIDVAAG; from the exons ATGTCATTCAGGCAGAAAAATGGGGAAAATTTGTATCAAGCGTGGGAGAGGTTCAAGGGTCTTCTCAGGGATTGTCCTCACCATCATCAGATGAGTGAAGTTCTGGCACACACATTTATTGAGAATCTGGATGCCCAACATAAGTCATCACTAGACACTGCTGCAGAAGGGCAGGCCC GCAAGGGGCAAGGAAACAACAATCAATACAGGAATTCCTACAACCCGAAATGGAGGAATCACCCAAATTTCAGGTGGAGTGACAATCAAGGAAATCAGAAATTGAACTATGAGCCAGCACATGTTCCTGAAGCCCCCATGAACAGTATGGAAAAGATGATGAAAACGATGATGAGTGATATACAAAAGATGATGATAGACCAGCAAAAGTTGATAGCAGATAATAAGAATCCCGATTTGGAGGTGCAGAATTTAGAAAGGCAGATGGAACAGATAGCTGGTGCACAAAATACTAGACCACCTGGAGGACTTCCAAGTGATACAGATGTGAATCCCAAGCCTTGTAATGCTGTGACTTTTCGAAATGGGAGAGAACTAGAGGAAGTGGCTCCAAAGAAAACCAGTCAAGTAGAAGCTAAAAAAGAGAAGATTGTCAAGGAGATGATTGAAAAAGAGAGGGTAGTCGAGATACCAGTGGCAAATCAGCCGCAGCCCGTGGTTGCAAAGCCACCACCTCCATTCCCTCAACATTTGGCAAGACAGAAAGAAGAGGCTACTTACAAGAAGTTTCTAGATTTGCTTAAGCAG GTTGTTACTCGAGCACTATGTGATCTAGGTGAAAGTATCAATTTGATGCCTTCATCTATCTTCAGGAAGGTAGGTTTGAGAGTGCCCAGACCAACCACTATAGTTCTTCAGCTGGCAGACAGATCGTTAGCAAGACCCGAAGGCATTATTGAAGATGTATTGGTGCAAGTAGGGTCATTGATAATTCCTGCAAACCTCATGATTTTGGACTTTGAGCCAGATCCGGAAGTCCCATTTATTTTAGGGCGTCCATTTTTAGCTACAGCGAGAGCACTTATTGATGTAGCTGCTGGGTAG